One Candidatus Cetobacterium colombiensis genomic window, TAGTTTTAGATACTGGAATGTATGGTGTCAAAGCTATGGAGATTTTAGATAGAGCAAATACTGAAACATATGGTCATCCTGTGGCTGGAAAAGCAAATATTGGAGTTGGAACAAATCCAGGAATTCTAATATCAGGACATGACTTAAAAGATATGGAAAGACTTTTAGAGCAAACTAAAGGAACAGGAGTTGACGTGTATACTCACTCAGAAATGCTGCCAGCAAATTATTATCCTGCTTTCAAAAAATATGATAATTTCCGTGGAAACTATGGTGGATCATGGTGGAGCCAAGATAAAGAGTTCCCAACTTTCAATGGACCAATTTTATTTACAAGTAACTGTATTGTTCCATATCCATTTAGAGAAGGTGCTAAGAAAGTTAATTATATTGATAAAGTGTTTACAACAAATGCAGCAGGAATGGAAGGTTGTAAACATATAGAATTAGATGAATTTGGAAATAAAGATTTCTCTGAAATTATAAATCTTGCAAAAAAATGTGAACCGCCTATTGAAATTGAGAAAGGAGAAGTTAATGGTGGATTTGCTCATAATCAAGTTTTACAATTAAAAGATAAAATTATAGATGCAGTTAAATCTGGAGCTATTAAAAGATTTATAGTTATGGGTGGATGTGACGGTAGAATGGCAGATAGAAAATATTATACAGAGTTTGCTGAAAAGCTACCAAAAGATACTGTTATTTTAACAGCAGGATGTGCTAAGTTCCGTTATTTAAAACTTCCTTTAGGTGATATTGGTGGTATACCAAGAGTTTTAGATGCAGGACAATGTAATGACTCTTATTC contains:
- the hcp gene encoding hydroxylamine reductase, with the protein product HAANLGYENEENIVFVEKALCDIENPNKTVEELVQLVLDTGMYGVKAMEILDRANTETYGHPVAGKANIGVGTNPGILISGHDLKDMERLLEQTKGTGVDVYTHSEMLPANYYPAFKKYDNFRGNYGGSWWSQDKEFPTFNGPILFTSNCIVPYPFREGAKKVNYIDKVFTTNAAGMEGCKHIELDEFGNKDFSEIINLAKKCEPPIEIEKGEVNGGFAHNQVLQLKDKIIDAVKSGAIKRFIVMGGCDGRMADRKYYTEFAEKLPKDTVILTAGCAKFRYLKLPLGDIGGIPRVLDAGQCNDSYS